In the Schistocerca gregaria isolate iqSchGreg1 chromosome 6, iqSchGreg1.2, whole genome shotgun sequence genome, one interval contains:
- the LOC126278018 gene encoding piggyBac transposable element-derived protein 1-like has translation MPHWQGSIPESTSIQELVEYFKHFFDIQLLKHITEQTNLYCVQKNLAKPFQLTVSELYQYIGTAFYMALVSVPCTQLCWSPSFSVPCLSGVMSRERWEDIKSNLHFNDTTKVPDVGANKDTLFKLRPLINSLLKKFNNLPIDRMLCVDEQMVPFKGMSSFIQYMPNKPHKCGYKLYIVCVWKGIVYISEVYCGKHYPLPECKDLGANANVILYLCKVIPRQQNHLLYFDNWFTTIPLLLKLAHMKIFWLWTVRANRFPSRVVATDKDLGKKRKGELLMTVCEALNIVVISTCTRSESFQSILGIF, from the coding sequence ATGCCACACTGGCAAGGTTCAATCCCTGAGTCTACTTCAATTCAGGAACTTGTTGAGTATTTCAAACACTTCTTCGACATTCAACTTCTCAAACATATTACTGAACAGACAAACCTGTACTGTGTTCAGAAGAATCTAGCTAAACCTTTCCAGCTGACTGTCAGTGAACTTTATCAATATATAGGGACAGCATTCTATATGGCGCTTGTTAGTGTACCATGTACTCAATTATGTTGGTCTCCTTCATTTAGTGTTCCTTGCTTGTCAGGTGTTATGAGTCGAGAGAGGTGGGAAGATATAAAGTCCAATCTCCATTTCAATGACACCACCAAAGTGCCTGATGTAGGTGCAAACAAAGACACACTTTTCAAGCTTAGGCCACTAATAAACAGTTTGCTCAAAAAATTTAACAACCTACCCATTGATAGGATGCTATGTGTTGATGAGCAGATGGTGCCATTCAAGGGAATGTCTAGTTTCATACAGTACATGCCAAATAAACCTCACAAATGTGGTTATAAATTATATATAGTGTGTGTTTGGAAAGGAATTGTGTACatttctgaagtgtattgtggGAAACATTACCCTTTGCCAGAATGCAAAGATTTAGGGGCTAATGCCAATGTCATTTTATACCTTTGCAAGGTCATTCCCCGACAACAGAACCACTTGTTGTACTTTGACAATTGGTTTACAACAATACCACTCCTTTTAAAGCTTGCTCACATGAAGATCTTTTGGTTGTGGACTGTCAGAGCCAACAGGTTTCCTAGCCGTGTGGTGGCAACTGACAAAGatttggggaaaaaaaggaaaggtgaGCTGTTGATGACGGTCTGCGAGGCACTCAACATtgtggtcatcagcacctgtactaGGTCTGAATCTTTCCAGTCCATTCTCGGAATTTtctga